One window of Manihot esculenta cultivar AM560-2 chromosome 17, M.esculenta_v8, whole genome shotgun sequence genomic DNA carries:
- the LOC110605402 gene encoding uncharacterized protein LOC110605402, producing MQRQSLGSPVSKFYSHGGAAKDDALTAADDSRHRDFISSSLSGYDDDDEEHRKSSKLVRRFSSSSPSFSLSSTPPNPEKLVHFIPLLTLLCFLVLYLVSHNPSQSDLAQFHGFKPSSKHIDSTENLGVGAGLSDVRRSDILAIRSLKNLQEIKRASPKSRSHRKIGDF from the exons ATGCAGAGACAGTCCCTGGGTTCACCCGTCTCCAAGTTCTACAGCCATGGTGGAGCAGCCAAAGACGACGCTCTCACTGCGGCGGATGATTCTAGACACAGAGACTTCATTTCCTCATCACTTTCTGGCTATGACGACGACGACGAAGAACACCGCAAATCATCAAAACTTGTTCGCCGATTCTCTTCGTCTTCACCATCGTTTTCTTTATCATCAACGCCTCCCAATCCTGAGAAACTCGTTCACTTTATACCGCTTCTCACTCTCCTCTGCTTTCTCGTTCTTTACCTCGTGTCTCACAATCCCTCTCAATCTG ATCTAGCTCAGTTTCACGGATTCAAGCCATCCTCGAAGCATATAG ATTCAACTGAAAATCTTGGCGTCGGCGCCGGACTTAGCGACGTCCGGAGAAGCGACATTTTGGCGATTCGAAGCCTCAAGAACTTGCAAGAGATTAAACGCGCCTCTCCGAAATCTCGGTCACACAGAAAAATCGGCGACTTCTAA